A stretch of the Haloarcula ordinaria genome encodes the following:
- a CDS encoding 1,4-dihydroxy-2-naphthoate polyprenyltransferase, which produces MSTATADVSKRKAWVMAARPQTLPAGAAPVVVGVGVAVHAGVFALGPALAALVGALLIQIGTNFANDYYDAVKGADTDDREGFTRVTAGGLIEPAEVKRAMAATYGLAVVVGVYLVAIGGLPIVVVGLSGIAAGILYTGGPFPYGYRGLGDLFVFVYFGLVAVTGTYYVQAVATMPAVGTFPTTLPPGSVTAAAVTASLPAAGLSTAILVVNNVRDRETDMAAGKKTLAVYLGYTWSRVEFLAMVGMAYVVPVGFALDGAFGPWALAPLLSLPLAVSVSRTVLTETEGAALNPALERVGQTLFVHSLLFAAGLSLPQVL; this is translated from the coding sequence ATGAGTACTGCGACGGCGGACGTCTCGAAGCGGAAGGCCTGGGTGATGGCCGCCCGGCCACAGACGCTCCCGGCGGGCGCCGCCCCGGTCGTCGTCGGCGTGGGCGTGGCCGTCCACGCCGGCGTGTTCGCGCTCGGCCCAGCGCTCGCGGCCCTCGTGGGGGCGCTGCTCATCCAGATCGGGACGAACTTCGCGAACGACTACTACGACGCGGTGAAGGGAGCCGACACGGACGACCGGGAGGGGTTCACGCGGGTGACCGCCGGCGGCCTCATCGAACCGGCCGAGGTCAAACGGGCGATGGCCGCCACGTACGGCCTGGCCGTCGTCGTGGGCGTCTATCTGGTCGCTATCGGCGGTTTGCCTATCGTCGTCGTCGGTCTCTCGGGCATCGCTGCCGGTATCCTCTACACCGGTGGCCCGTTTCCCTACGGCTACCGGGGCCTCGGCGACCTCTTCGTGTTCGTCTACTTCGGCCTCGTCGCCGTGACCGGGACCTACTACGTCCAGGCCGTCGCGACGATGCCCGCGGTGGGCACGTTCCCGACGACGCTCCCACCGGGTAGCGTCACGGCGGCCGCGGTGACCGCGAGTCTCCCCGCCGCTGGGCTCTCGACGGCCATCCTCGTCGTCAACAACGTCCGCGACCGGGAGACGGACATGGCGGCAGGCAAGAAGACGCTGGCTGTCTACCTGGGCTACACGTGGAGTCGCGTCGAGTTCCTGGCGATGGTCGGGATGGCGTACGTGGTTCCGGTGGGCTTCGCGCTCGACGGCGCGTTCGGGCCGTGGGCGCTCGCACCGCTCCTCTCGCTCCCGCTCGCGGTCTCGGTCTCGCGGACCGTCCTCACCGAGACCGAGGGCGCGGCACTGAATCCGGCGCTCGAACGGGTCGGACAGACCTTGTTCGTCCACTCGCTGCTGTTCGCCGCCGGGCTGTCGCTCCCGCAGGTGCTATGA